DNA from Nocardioides yefusunii:
TGTGGATTGTTACGCTCGATGGCCGGAGGTGAGCGGTGGAAAACCCTTGATCGCCATGTCGACACAGCCGCCCGCGTCCCCCTGTGAGGCGTCCGGCTCACTGACATCTTGCCCCATGGACGCGAAGGTGTGCATGGCGCAATCAGAGTGATCTGTGATTCAACTACTTGCGTGCCCAGAGATACCTCGGGGAACCACACGTCCCGTCACACCATGCAACGGCGCAGGCGTGCTTCACCAATCTCAGGTACCGGGGTTTCCTGGTCCTGCGTGCCGAACGCCGAAGGGCCGACCACCTCGGGAGAGATGGCCGGCCCTTCCATGTCGACGTCAGGCGACGAAGGGCGTCACACGACGCGCTTCTTGCCGCCCTTGCCGGACTTCTTCTTCGCCTTCTTCGACGCACCGGCCTTGCGGATCAGGTGCGACGGAAGACGACCCGGGTCCGCCCAGCTGATGTGGATCGCGTTGGTGGGGACCTCGCTGATGCCCTCGCCCAGAGCCGTGACGACGGGCTCGGCGCACAGGAACTTCTCCAGCACCGGGCGCGCGATCTCGATCTCCTCGCTCACCGAGGAACCCTTGAGGGCGACGAGGCGACCGTGCGGGGCCACCAGCGGCATCGACCACTCCAGGAGGCGGTCCAGCGGAGCGACCGCACGCGAGGTGACGACGTCGAAGGTGCGCTCTCCGTGCAGCGCGTCGGCGCGGCCACGGACCACCTCGACGTTGGTGAGTCCCAACGTCTCCACGACCTCGTTGAGGAACGTGGTGCGACGCAGCAGCGGCTCCACCAGGGTCACCCGCAGGTCGGGGCGACCGATCGCCACCACCATGCCGGGCAGGCCCGCACCGGTGCCGATGTCGGCGACCGAGGAGCCCTCGGGCAGCTCGGCCATCAGGACGCCGGAGTTGAGCAGGTGTCGGTCCCACAGTCGCGGGACCTCGCGAGGCCCGATCAGGCCACGCACGACGCCGTCGGTCGCCAGCATC
Protein-coding regions in this window:
- the rsmG gene encoding 16S rRNA (guanine(527)-N(7))-methyltransferase RsmG, producing MSNEAASGAADDARVTPPLPALPESVRGVFASDRLDDLTRYAEMLATDGVVRGLIGPREVPRLWDRHLLNSGVLMAELPEGSSVADIGTGAGLPGMVVAIGRPDLRVTLVEPLLRRTTFLNEVVETLGLTNVEVVRGRADALHGERTFDVVTSRAVAPLDRLLEWSMPLVAPHGRLVALKGSSVSEEIEIARPVLEKFLCAEPVVTALGEGISEVPTNAIHISWADPGRLPSHLIRKAGASKKAKKKSGKGGKKRVV